The genomic stretch ATAATAGCTTCTATCTTATTTGATGGAAGTATAAAAGTTTCTGGAATAGTTCCAGACCATTTATCAAGTTTCTTATTAAAACTTGAAGAAATGGGAGCTAAATTTAAAATAGAAGGAGATAGATTTGAAGTTTTATCAAAACTATCTGATTTAAAACCTGTAAAAGTAACAACTATGCCACACCCTGGTTTCCCAACAGATTTACAATCTCCAATGATGACACTTATGTGTTTAGTAAATGGAGCAAGTGAGATAAAAGAAACAATATTTGAAAATAGATTTATGCATGTACCAGAACTTAATAGAATGGGAGCAAAAATAGAAATTGACTCATCAACTGCTAAAATAACAGGAGTTGAAAATTTCTCATCAGCAGAAGTTATGGCAAGTGATTTAAGAGCAGGAGCATCACTTATACTTGCTGCACTGAAAGCAAATGGTGAAAGTTTAGTAAACAGAATTTACCATGTGGATAGAGGATATGAAAATTTTGAAGAAAAATTCAAGGCTTTGGGAGCAAATATAGAAAGAATTAAGACAGAAGCCTAAGGAGAGAAAATGGAAAGAATAATAGGTATCAATCCAGTTACAGAGGCTTTATTAAATAAGGAAAAAAATATAGAAAAATTAGAACTCTATAATGGTCTAAAAGGTGAAACAGTACAAAAATTAAAAGATTTAGCTTCTAAGAGAAATATTAAAATATTTTATACTGGCAAAAAAATAGAAAATTCTCAAGGTGTAGCAGTATACATAAGTAACTATGACTACTACAAAGATTTTGATGAAGCCTATGAAGAGCTTGCTGGAAAAGATAAATCATTGGTTTTAATCTTAGATGAGATACAAGACCCAAGAAATTTTGGAGCAATAATAAGAAGTGCAGAAGTATTTAAAGTAGATTTAATAATAATTCCAGAAAGAAATTCAGTGAGAATAAATGAAACTGTTGTTAAGACTTCAACAGGAGCAATAGAATATGTAAATATTTCTAAGGTTACTAATCTGTCAGATACAATAAACAAACTTAAAAAGTTAGACTATTGGGTATATGGAGCAGCAGGAGAAGCAAATATAAACTATAATGAAGAAGATTATCCAAATAAAGTTGTTTTAGTTCTAGGAAATGAAGGTAGTGGAATTAGAAAAAAAGTAAGAGAACATTGTGATAAACTGATTAAAATACCAATGTATGGACAAATTAACTCATTAAATGTTTCTGTTGCAAGTGGTATTCTGCTGTCAAGAATTGTAAATAAATAATGGAGAGAAAATGGAAGATATCAATGCTATTTTAAAAAAAGCACAGTCTGGGGATAATGAAGCGATTAACTTAATCTTAGAAGAATACTCAAAACTTTTATCTTTTAATGCACAAAAATATTATTTAGTAGGTGCAGAACAAGAAGATTTAGTACAAGAAGGAATTTTAGGTTTATTAAAAGCAATAAAATTCTATGATGAAACTAAATCATCTTTTAGTAGTTTTGCATTTTTGTGTATTAGAAGAGAGATGATAAGTGCAATAAGGAAGGCTAATACTCAAAAAAATATGGTGTTGAATGAAGCTTTAAAAACAAATGCTATACTTGAAGACAGTGCATATTTTGATGATGAAGGACATAACATAAATAATTATAAATCATCAGAAAGTAATCCAGAAGAAGCCTATTTATTGAAAGAAGAAATAGAAGAATTTAAAAATTTTTCTGAGAATAATTTTAGTAAATTTGAAAAAGAAGTTTTAACTTATTTAATTAGAGGTTACTCATATAGAGAAATAGCAACAATTTTATCTAAAAATTTAAAAAGCATAGATAATACAATTCAAAGAATAAGAAAAAAGAGTGAAGAATGGATAAAGGAAGAAGAAAATATTAAGAGGTGAGAATAAATTGAGAGATTATGAATTTAGTGAAATTGAAAAGAAATGGCAAGAAAAATGGTATAAAGATAATATATTTAAAACAGAAAATGAAGTAGAAGGAAAAGAAAATTACTATGTACTTTCAATGTTACCTTATCCTTCTGGGAAATTACATGTTGGGCATGCTAGAAACTATACAATAGGGGATGTAATTTCAAGATATAAAAGAATGAAGGGCTATAATGTTTTACAACCTATGGGTTGGGATTCGTTTGGTTTACCAGCTGAAAATGCAGCAATTCAAAATGGTACTCACCCTGCTATATGGACTAAGTCTAATATAGAAAATATGAGAAGACAATTAAAGTTAATGGGATTCTCTTATGATTGGGAAAGAGAAATAGCAAGTTATACACCAGAGTACTATAAATGGAATCAATGGATATTTAAAAGAATGTATGAAAAAGGTTTAATCTACAAGAAAAAATCTTTAGTAAACTGGTGTCCTGATTGCCAAACAGTTTTAGCAAATGAACAAGTTGAAGATGGAATGTGTTGGCGTCATTCAAAAACTCATGTTATACAAAAAGAATTGGAACAATGGTTCTTTAAAATTACTAACTATGCAGATGAATTATTAGAAGGACATGAAGAAATAAAAGATGGTTGGCCAGAAAAAGTTTTAACCATGCAAAAGAACTGGATAGGAAAATCTTTTGGTACAGAATTAACATTAAAAGTTGTTGAAACAGGAGAAGACTTACCTATATTTACAACAAGAATAGATACTAT from Fusobacterium hwasookii encodes the following:
- the rlmB gene encoding 23S rRNA (guanosine(2251)-2'-O)-methyltransferase RlmB is translated as MERIIGINPVTEALLNKEKNIEKLELYNGLKGETVQKLKDLASKRNIKIFYTGKKIENSQGVAVYISNYDYYKDFDEAYEELAGKDKSLVLILDEIQDPRNFGAIIRSAEVFKVDLIIIPERNSVRINETVVKTSTGAIEYVNISKVTNLSDTINKLKKLDYWVYGAAGEANINYNEEDYPNKVVLVLGNEGSGIRKKVREHCDKLIKIPMYGQINSLNVSVASGILLSRIVNK
- a CDS encoding sigma-70 family RNA polymerase sigma factor, producing MEDINAILKKAQSGDNEAINLILEEYSKLLSFNAQKYYLVGAEQEDLVQEGILGLLKAIKFYDETKSSFSSFAFLCIRREMISAIRKANTQKNMVLNEALKTNAILEDSAYFDDEGHNINNYKSSESNPEEAYLLKEEIEEFKNFSENNFSKFEKEVLTYLIRGYSYREIATILSKNLKSIDNTIQRIRKKSEEWIKEEENIKR